The following coding sequences are from one Lachnospiraceae bacterium window:
- a CDS encoding MATE family efflux transporter, with product MASNRKQINIMDESRSVSKTILLLAWPVFVEQIFSTLVSFADTAMVGSLGATATASISISNSPIFLLNGIIMALGVGITALVARAAGAGDHQLVRKLMRHAMMVILYIGLPITLLTASLSRLIPLWMGAGEDILDMATQYNLIVSFGRLFNLAAMVLNSAFRGYGDTKTPMKLNLMMNIINVIGNYLLINPTRMVSLFGYEFTMPGAGWGVNGAAVATAIGMLCAGLMAFKTALSHKNPYRISFESKQDLLPDKTLSKQIFRISFPAMLERICMSSSGIFVTSSIAMLGTVSIAANSLSLSAESLSYMPAFAFQTAITTLVGQALGAEKPHLAEKFVHTTMRIGVIVMCFTGLGLYVFASNLIGVFTPDQEVIQMASECLRLMALIQPIQVAAWIFSGVLRGSGDTSVNFYISAATNWGIRTLFSVLAIRAFGLDLYATYIVMMVEIAARLLLLYLRYRTGKWKTVMTKMAA from the coding sequence ATGGCATCCAATCGAAAACAAATCAATATTATGGACGAATCCAGAAGTGTAAGTAAAACCATCTTATTACTGGCTTGGCCAGTTTTTGTAGAGCAAATCTTTTCTACACTGGTGAGTTTTGCCGATACGGCTATGGTAGGTTCGCTGGGCGCTACGGCCACCGCCTCCATCAGTATCAGCAATTCTCCTATTTTTTTGTTAAATGGTATTATCATGGCTTTAGGCGTAGGCATAACTGCTCTGGTAGCCCGTGCTGCCGGAGCCGGTGATCATCAGCTTGTCAGAAAGCTGATGCGCCATGCTATGATGGTGATCTTATACATAGGCCTGCCGATTACGCTGCTGACTGCCTCTCTTTCCCGCTTGATTCCTCTTTGGATGGGCGCCGGCGAGGATATTTTGGATATGGCGACGCAGTATAATCTGATCGTATCCTTTGGCCGTTTGTTTAATCTGGCCGCTATGGTACTAAACTCTGCTTTTCGCGGCTATGGCGATACCAAAACTCCTATGAAGCTAAACCTCATGATGAATATCATCAATGTCATCGGCAACTATCTGCTGATCAACCCAACCCGAATGGTCTCTCTTTTTGGCTATGAATTTACGATGCCGGGCGCTGGCTGGGGCGTAAACGGCGCTGCCGTGGCAACCGCTATTGGTATGCTCTGCGCAGGACTGATGGCCTTTAAAACGGCTCTTAGCCATAAAAATCCGTACCGCATCTCTTTTGAAAGCAAACAGGATCTTCTGCCGGACAAGACACTTTCTAAGCAGATTTTCCGAATCAGCTTCCCAGCTATGCTGGAACGCATCTGCATGTCTTCTTCTGGCATCTTTGTCACCAGCAGCATTGCCATGCTGGGTACTGTCAGCATTGCTGCCAACAGCCTCAGTCTTTCTGCTGAATCGCTTTCCTACATGCCGGCCTTTGCTTTTCAAACGGCAATCACAACCCTTGTCGGACAGGCGCTGGGGGCTGAAAAGCCACACCTTGCTGAAAAGTTTGTGCATACCACGATGCGGATTGGCGTCATTGTCATGTGCTTTACGGGCCTTGGCCTTTATGTGTTCGCTTCTAACCTCATCGGCGTATTTACTCCTGATCAGGAGGTTATCCAAATGGCCTCTGAATGCCTGCGGCTCATGGCGCTCATCCAGCCTATCCAAGTCGCGGCCTGGATTTTCTCCGGCGTGCTGCGAGGCTCCGGCGATACCAGCGTCAACTTCTATATCAGTGCTGCAACCAACTGGGGCATCCGTACACTATTTTCTGTATTGGCTATTCGCGCTTTTGGACTAGACCTCTATGCAACGTATATTGTTATGATGGTAGAAATTGCCGCTCGTCTGCTGCTTCTCTATCTACGCTATCGAACTGGCAAATGGAAAACCGTTATGACTAAAATGGCGGCTTAA